Within Malus domestica chromosome 04, GDT2T_hap1, the genomic segment TCATCTTTCTTAGCTTGTAGGACAAGTTGTTGAGTATCCGTTTTCCCCTTCCAGGATGACCTCGTCCGCTGAGGGGTTTCGACTGGCCTGACGTATCTTTATTGGAAATTACACATATGAggaaattcaaacatttttacACTTCTTTTAAACCTTTAGATTACAAAACATCCAAAGCTCCATATCCATCACGGGATatgcaaaaacaaacaaatgtaaaaaaaatgaagaaaagaatTACCTGTAAAGTTTTTCACACATATCCATCACGGGATCAGCATAACCACCAACAACCTCATCAGCCTTAACCCCGTTTTGATAGAAAAGGAATGTTGGCTGCAGCAAAATGCACAGGTCATCAAATTAATTGCAATTTTTAGATGAAAGCGAGGCTGAATTATTTACTCAGCTTAATCTAACGGCCTAATTAGCCAAtacaagtatatatgtatagcATGTATAGCTATTCTAAACCTTCAATTAGTAGATGGTAAGAAAACACCACAagttttttaatcataatataaACACAAAGTTTACATACATGAGCAATCAATGAACTAATTATGTTACGAACATGCAATGATAACAAAAGGGACAGAATCACTTACAAAAATGGAAACACCCAAATCATGTGCTATTGGGCGCAAGTCGCTCTATAAATAGAATAAACAATGTTAGGACAATAATTTAAAGGGCATAACAAGATATAACACCATAAGCCTTCTATATACCATACTGCATGACAAATGATAATTAGAGTATCGAAATAAAAGATTGATACTCCAGCAAATTTGCTTTATCAGGTATGACAATATTTATGTAAGTTTTACCAAGGCAATGTATAGAACAGGGTAAGCAAAAGAGATAAAGATGCACCTAGTTGCACTAAGCATTGTGATTTGTGATGCGATCACAAACTGCCCAGAAAAACTCTGAGAAGAAACTTGATTTATGATAGAAAACTTATTTCTTCTTAGTATCATGGACTGCTAAATTCTACTTACAGCAGTTCTTccttatatatatttggaaagtAAAAGGTAAAACCATAGAATTTTACAATCTTTGGTCTAATATTTATATGAACTCTAGTGGGTGAACTCTATACCTCCAAGTCATATTAAATCAATGATTTTCACTTGTtattcatcaatttttttttgaacttatGCACTACTGATGTTATCATGTAATCCAAAATGAAGTTCCCCTTGTTCGCCAAGTTATCCATGAAaccaaaagaaatttgaattttgttttggtACAGAAGAGCATTTTACATAGAATTTGtgaaatgaatttaaatattCTTAACATTATTTCTAATTCCTAGCTTCACATTATAATACGATCCTgttgggaaaaaaaaagttgctcTCATAAAGAAAtcattataaaaaaacaaaagtaaaaaactTTAATTTCAAACAGTATAGCAACTGCCAGATAGCCAGGTAGTGAAAAACAAAAGTTAAATACTTGTCTAGTAATTTATTAAGATTTAAGATTCAAAAAACTAGAACCCACATGTTGTTTTCACCTTAATCTTAAGATGGGATACAAACAGTTTACAatcgtcgtacccagtgcacaaggcttccgctttacgcagggtctgggagaggtgaatgtcggctagccttacccctatTTATGGAGAGGTGATGTCAACCGCatataaattcataaattttaaGTGCATCCAACTTATTCCACCTCCATTTCTTCACGAAACCAACCAATCTTGAGCCTAGGATCTTTAATGTTTGAAAATATCACTCTCTTCTCAGGCTTGGCTGTAAATAATCCTTTCGCAAAACACCACATACTGAAACCCTTTGGGGCCGTACATAAAGATTCAACATCCTTCATCACTTCACTAACTGAAGGTACGTCACTACTATCAACAGCTACCGCACCACCTTTCCATTGGAAGAACATCGAACCATCTCCCACTTTCCACCCTCCTGCAACTACTACATCATTCTCATCTTTCTTAGCTTGTAGGACAAGTTGTTGAGTATCCGTTTTCCCCTTCCAGGATGACCTCGTCCGCTGAGGGGTTTCGACTGGCCTGACGTATCTTTATTGGAAAGTACACATATGAGGAAATTCAATAATAGGGTttactaactaactaactaactaactaactatatatatatatatatatatatatatatatatatataagagagagagatataaatCCAAAACAAGTGAGATACTGCGTGATCACATTGATGTTAACTTCAACTGAACCATCAAAAACCCCAAACGACACCAATATATAGTATACGACTGCATTcacaaatatgcaaaaacaaacaaatgtaaaaaaatgaagaaaataattACCTGTAAAGTTTTTCACATATATCCATCACGGGATCAGCATAAGCACCAACAACCTCATCAACCTTAACCCCGTTTTGATTGAAAAGGAATGTTGGCTGCAGCAAAATGCACAGGTCATCAAATTAATTTGCAATTTTTAGATGAAAGCAAGGCTGAATTATTTACTCAGCTTAATCTAACGGCCTAATTAGCCAAtacaagtatatatgtatagcATGTATAAACTTTCAATTAGCAGATGGTAAGAAAACACAagttttttaatcataatataaACACAAAGGTTACATACATGAGCAATCAATGAACTAACGAACATACAATGATAACAAAAGGGACAGAATCACTTACCATAATGGAAACACCCAAATCATGTGCTATTGGGCGCAAGTCACTCTATAAATAGAATAAACAATGTTAAGACAATAATTTAAAGGGCATAACAAGATATAATACCATAAGCCTTCTATATACCATACTGTATGACAAATGATAATTAGAGTATCGAAATAAAAGATTGATACTCCAGCAAATTTGCTTTATCAGGTATGACaatatttatgtatgttttACCAAGGCAATGTATAGAACAGGGTAAGCAAAAGAGATAAAGATGCACCTAGTTGCACTAAACATTGTGATTTGTGATGCGATCACAAACTGCCCAGAAAAACTCTGAGAAGAAACTTGATTTATGATAGAAAACTTATTTCTTCTTAGTATCATGGACTGCTAAATTCTACTTATAGCAGTTCTTccttatatatatttggaaagtAAAAGGTAAAACCATAGAATTTTACAATCTTTGGTCTAATATTTATATGAACACTAGTGGGTGAACTGTATACCTCCAAGCAGGGGCGGAGCCACCAAGGGACTAGGGTAGTCCCCGGCCCATCCTGACTTAATATGAGGTGTGAACctcatggaagaagatgaagcaaacgACGTCGTTAAGCtgttttgattttaaatcttttcGGTTGTCTAATGAAATGATAAGTTTGGCAGGGGAGTTTTAAAAGAGAGGTGCAATTTTAAATGGAAAAAGCAATCCCACTTCTGGTTCGATTCTCTCACCTAACAATAATATACACCCTATAATTTTCTAAAGCAACCCACCTTTTTTATTTGCAGACCTCtcccccttttccttctttttctacttctttgttttacatttttttcttcttagtattgaatttaagagaattttttttcagttttgtgaggattacacaaattgcatatgtcaacatgtttatatatatacacacacatatttgTGAAAGGCCCCTCCTCATTCAGAattctggctccgccactgccTCCAAGTCATATTAAATCAATGATTTTCACTTGTtattcatcaattttttttttgaacttatGCACTACTGATGTTATCATGTAATCCAAAATGAAGTTCCCTTTGTTCGCCAAGTTATCCATGAAaccaaaagaaatttgaattttgttttggtACAGAAGAGCATTTTACATAGAATTTGtgaaatgaatttaaatattCTTAACATTATTTCTAATTCCTAGCTTCACATTATAATACGATCctgttgggaaaaaaaaaagttgctttcataaagaaatcattataaaaaaacaaaagtaaaaaactTTAATTTCAAACAGTATAGCAACTGCCAGATAGCCAGgtagtgaaaaataaaagttaaataCTTGTCTAGTAATTTATTAAGATTTAAGATTCAAAAAACTAGAACCCACATGTTGTTTTCACCTTAATCTTAAGATGGGATACAAACAGTTTACAATATGAAAATATAATTCCCAAATGATCCAATCAAGTTAGCAGATTAGGACACCATACCTCAACAGTAATCAGAACCTTGTATAGTTTTACATGTGGGAAATGCTCCCTGATCTTTCGTGTTAGAATTAGAAGAAAATGTAGTACAACAATGGAGGATATGCTGCAATGactagagtgagagagagggaatGAATGAGAGCAGAGAATATGACTCTGCAATtcttcacacacacactgtTTTATTGCTTCACAGTGAGAGAGAAACATCTCTCTACACATAACAGTTACACTTCCAATCTTTTGGCAGTATTCAAAATTACATCCAAGTAATCCTAGTCATCCATCTTACACCCTATGAGATGAAGACACATGTACACTCACTTACTTAAGAACTAAGAGACTTAGATAAGAAAGCATACAACCAATTTAGCTAAACATCCTAGCAATATAAGCTAGAAATACAACTACCACATCAGATCACAATTTACACACTAACAGCCCCCTTTAAATTGTGAACTGATTTAACTCCAAGAAGTTCCCTCAGATAACTGAATTGTTCTCTTGCCAATGCCTTTGTAAAGATATCAGCAATTTGCTCTTTTGTAGGACAATGCAACAGCTCAATTACTCCTTGCTGCAATGCTTCCTTTATGAAATGGTATCTCCTGTTGATGTGCTTGGTCTTCTGATGAAAAATAGGGTTTTTAGTAATAGCTATGGCTGAAGTATTATCACAATTCATTGGTGTTGCAACTGTTTGCATTTCACCAAAGTCCTCCAAAACAAATCTCAGCCATGTAGCCTGTGCAGTTGCTTCAGATGCACTAATGTACTCTGCTTCAGCTGTTGATAATGCAACACATTGTTGCTTGACTGAAGACCAAGAGAAAACTCCACTGCCAAAGGTGAATGCATACCCCGAtgtacttttcatatcatcttCTGAACCGCTCCAGTCACTGTCACAAAATCCCATTAAGATTGCTCCTTTGCCTTTCTTGTATTCCAAGCCAAAATCAAGAGTCCCTTGAACATATCTTAGTACTCTCTTTGCTGTACCAAGGTGCTTGTTGGTTGGACAGTGCATAAACCGTGATAGCAGACATGCAGCATACATTATATCAGGTCTAGTTGCTGTGAGATACAGCAAACTGCCTACAATTTGTCTATATTGAGCTTCATCCGCAGTCCCACTTTCATCCTCTTTTCTCAATTTATCACTTGGAACCAATGGAATACTCACTGACTTACAGTCTTGAAGTCCAAATTTCTTCAATAGAGAAGAAGCATATTTTCTCTGATGAATGAAAATATACTCATCAGTTTGCATTACTCCCATACCAAGAAAGTGATGTAAGAGTCCAAGATCTGTCATTTCATATTTGAGCATCATATCAGATTTGAAATCATCCATCAATTCCTGACAACTTCCAGTGTATgttatgtcatcaacatagataGACACAATAATCATTTCTGAACTTTTCCTCCACTTGGTATACAGAGTTGCTTCACTAGTGCTTTTCTTAAACCCACAGAGTGTAAGGTATGAGTCTATTTCACCATACCAGGCCCTTGGTGCCTGTTTCAGACCATACAGTGCTTTATGTAACCTGTAGACCTTATCTTCTTCCCCTTGTACAATAAATCCATCCGGCTGATCAACATACACTTCTTCTTCTAGTACCCTATTCAAGAATGCCGATTTTACATCCAATTGAAACAACTTTCATTTGTTCTTTGCTGCCAGGGCAATTAATGTTCTGATTGTATCCAACCTTGCCACAGGTGCAAAGGTTTCATTATAATCAATTCCGGGCTTTTGTGCATAGCCTTTTGCAACAAGCCTAGCCTTGTTCTTTTGAActgatccatccaaattcaatttAGTTTTGTACACCCATTTCACACCAATCACAGGTTTATCAGATGGTCTTTTCACTAATTCCCAAGTCTTATTTTTCTCAATCATGCTGATTTCATCTTTCATAGCTTTCTTCCAAGCTTCATCCTGTGCAGCTTCATAATAGGATTCTGGTTCAACAATACACACTTGACATCTTTCATAGATTTCACTCAAACTTCTATATCTCAAAGGAGTATGATCAATCTGAGATGCAGAAGTTGAGTCACTAGCACTTCCAGATTCAATGAGTTGAGAATCTGTAAGTTGAGTCTGAGAACCTTCAGCAACAGCTTGTTCCATGGAATCCGAATCCTCATCAGCTTCTTTCATCTCTGAAGATTCACTTGCAGCAAATGGAATGTACACTTCTTTAATCTTCTGTCTATCCCAATCCCATGTACCATTCTCATCAAAAATAACATCTCTTGAAATGATTACTTTCTGATTTTCAGGATTGAGCAATCTGTACCCCTTTTCACAAGTGCCATATCCAATAAAAATACCAATGACACTTGTTTCATCCAGCTTCTGTCTCAGGTTTCCAGGAATAAGAGAATAACCTAATGAGCCAAACACTCTCAAGTGTTGAATTCCAGGTTTTCTTCCACTGAATTTCTCAAAAGGTGTCACATTTTCCAATGCTTTTATAGGACATCTATTTAGCAAGTAGACAGATGTAACTACAGCTTCACCCCAAAGACTATAAGGAAGACCTTTCTCATGAAGCATACACTTTGCCATCTCCACTATAGTTCTATTTTTCCTCTCTGCAACTCCATTCTGTTGTGGAGAGTATGCAACAGTAAGCTGCCTCTCCAAACCCAAAGCTTCACAAAACTGTTCAAATTCATTTGAGGTAAATTCTCCTCCTCTATCTGTTCTCAATTTCTTCACTGAAAAACCACTTTGAAGTTCCACCatagctttgaatttcttgaataCATGAAAGACATCTGACTTGTGTCTCAAGAGATATATCCAGCACATCCTCGAATAGTCATCAATGAATGTAACAAAGTATCGATTTCCACTCATGGTTGGTGTTTGCataggaccacacacatctgagTGTATAAGTTCCAATGGCATTCTTGCTCTCCAGATTGACTCCCTTGGAAAGGACACTCTATGATTCTTACCAAATGCACATCCCTGACATACACCTTCACTGTCATGCATTTCAGGTAACCCAAGAACCATATCATGCTCCTGCAATTGTTGCAAACTTCTAAAATTCAGGTGGCCAAACCGTTTATGCCACATTGTACTACTCTGATGCACATTGGTTTTCAGTACCAAATGATCGTTTGACTTGAACACAAGTGGAAAGCATctgtttcctttttgtttcacactaACAACTAAATTTGTCAGAGTTCTATCATAAAAAATATCCACCTTATAATCACCAAATAACAGAAAATACCCATGTTCAGTCATCTGCCCAACACTGAGAAGGTTTTCTGCAATTCCAGGTACCAACATAACTTCTCTTATGTACATTTTTCCTTTATCCGTATCAATGACCAAGGTTCCTTTGcctttcacatcaacaagaacCCCTGTGCCAACTTGCACTTTTGCCTTAATACTTCTATCAATTTCCACAAGTAACTCCTCTCTGGAAGTCATGTGATTACTGCACGCACTGTCAATATACCAGGCATCACTCACAGCTTTCACTTCAGTTGATTGCTTGACCATGAAGAGATTTCCAGGTTCTCCCACCTTGTTTGTAAAGTTTCTTTGCTCTCCCACTTTGTTTGCAAAATTTCCTTGCTGAgcatttttgttttgattgCAGATCCTAGCAATATGACCAGGTTTTCCACACTTGTGACATTTAATCTTCCCTTTTAGCCAACATTCACCATAGTGAAGTTTATCACAGTATTTGCATGCCCCTCCAGTGTTGTTAGCTTCATTTCTTACACTTGGAGTAAACCTGTTAGTCCACTGCTTCCCTTTGAACTTGAAGTTCTTCGGATATTTTGATCCACCAGTATTGGTATGTTGATTGCCAAATTTACTATTCTTAGATGAGATATCTAAGCTAGCAAATGCACGTTCTGTGCTACTCTCTTCATGTCTGATTAATCTCAGTTCAAACCCTTTCAATATGGCAACCACATCTTGTGCATCAATTACATCAATATCTTTAGTATTTTCTATAACAGAAGCAATGCTATCATATGTTTTGGGTAAACTGATCAATAGCTTTTGCACAATTCTCTGATTACTAAGATCTTCTCCATAGCTTCGCATCTGATTTATCAGATCAAACAACCTAGCTAAATATGCAGCTAGAGATTCACTTTCACTCATACGGGTATATTCAAAATCACGACGCAGACCTTGTAATTTCACAGATCGTACCTGTTTGTCCCCTACATACTCTTGCTTCAGAATATCCCAAGCTTCTTTCGCAGTTTCCAAAGTTGCAATGCGTGGAAAAATTTGATCCGATACGGCTCCCTGAATGATTCCAAGAGCCCTTGCATCCTTGACCAGATTTTCACTCCGCAACTTCGTTTCCACCTCAGTGAGGTCTCCTTCCCCTTTCGCTGAAGTGGTAAAACCTTTTTCAACAATATTCCATAACTTGTGAGATCGGAAGATTGTTTTCATTCGAATCTGCCAGAAATCGAAGTTTTCTCCGTTGAACACCGGAGCTCGAAGCTCCCCTCCACCAGATCCAACCATGTTAGACTCAGATCACACCTCTCTCTACTATTTCCTTTGCAACGATGTGTTGCAAACACTTGCTCACTATCTCTCACAGAATCGACGCCCAGAGATTCAGACCCAAcaaggctctgaggccatgttagaatTAGAAGAAAATGTAGTACAACAATGGAGGATATGCTGCAATGactagagtgagagagagggaatGAATGAGAGCAGAGAATATGACTCTGCAATtcttcacacacacactgtTTTATTGCTTCACAGTGAGAGAGAAACATCTCTCTACACATAACAGTTACACTTCCAATCTTTTGGCAGTATTCAAAATTACATCCAAGTAATCCTAGCCATCCATCTTACACCCTATGAGATGAAGACACATGTACACTCACTTACTTAAGAACTAAGAGACTTAGATAAGAAAGCATACAACCAATTTAGCTAAACATCCTAGCAATATAAGCTAGAAATACAACTACCACATCAGATCACAATTTACACACTAACATTTCGAACGATTGGAATTGAGTACGTGACGGCTGCAAAAGAATTGTACACCCAAATACAAGTTGCAGAGGAGCAGTTTACAAGAAATAACTTGACTGATAAAATTGTATTGCATCACAACTTACTATTTGGGCAAGCGGCTGTAGTAAAGTAGAAAACTGCTGGCAAACGtccacctacaaaataaataagaagCTCCATAGAATAACAAGCAAGGTTTTGAAAGTTTTTTGTCCATGTTAAATGC encodes:
- the LOC114823285 gene encoding thioredoxin O, mitochondrial-like isoform X1; the encoded protein is MPTTAAAASAIPSSNASASSLASLPARVSASGALSASALGPGSKVLFPSPQDMIMLTEKKEYKRAIKEVKGGRLPAVFYFTTAACPNTVTYSIPIVRNIREHFPHVKLYKVLITVESDLRPIAHDLGVSIMPTFLFNQNGVKVDEVVGAYADPVMDICEKLYRYVRPVETPQRTRSSWKGKTDTQQLVLQAKKDENDVVVAGGWKVGDGSMFFQWKGGAVAVDSSDVPSVSEVMKDVESLCTAPKGFSMWCFAKGLFTAKPEKRVIFSNIKDPRLKIGWFREEMEVE